Proteins from a genomic interval of Capsicum annuum cultivar UCD-10X-F1 chromosome 4, UCD10Xv1.1, whole genome shotgun sequence:
- the LOC107868146 gene encoding protein HYPER-SENSITIVITY-RELATED 4-like gives MSSSSAESKMALAKTVLSTVGSVAATAMLVRTIAQDYIPRELHDYLFYGLKNMFTMFSNQRTMVIDEFDGLVNNEIYEAAEIYLGNKLSPNIHRLKISKPEKEKNFNITMERNEEVTDVYNGQTFKWIWLCRQTESKHFYNPRDMNSTLKSEIRSFELTFHKKNKDLVLNSYLPYIMKEAKLQKHENKTIKIHTVDCERMHSLHEMWTPVNLDHPATFETIAMESDQKDMILKDLERFVKRKDHYRKVGKAWKRGYLLYGPPGTGKSSLIAAMANYLNFDIYDLELSAVWGNSGLRKLLVATANKSILVVEDIDCTIDLQDNLAHRGAVRSINGFRQERGTVTLSGLLNFIDGIWSSCGDERIIIFTTNHIEKLDPALLRPGRMDVHIHMAYCTPCGFKLLASNYLGIKDHKLFKEIEELIDIAYVTPAEVAEQLLKEDEVEYSLKGLINFLHKKIKEKEEEKTKKVEITQVESVDEEEENEENGIKENGLPNGA, from the exons ATGTCCTCTTCATCAGCAGAATCGAAAATGGCCCTAGCCAAGACTGTTTTATCGACAGTAGGCTCCGTTGCTGCAACAGCCATGTTGGTTCGTACGATAGCCCAAGACTATATCCCTCGGGAACTCCATGACTATCTCTTCTATGGACTCAAAAACATGTTCACCATGTTCTCGAATCAGCGAACAATGGTGATTGACGAATTTGATGGTCTGGTCAACAATGAAATTTATGAAGCTGCTGAGATTTATTTGGGCAACAAGTTGTCCCCTAACATCCATCGACTTAAAATCAGTAAGCCTGAGAAGGAGAAGAATTTCAACATCACCATGGAACGTAATGAGGAG GTAACCGATGTTTATAATGGACAGACATTCAAGTGGATTTGGCTATGCAGACAAACAGAGTCTAAACACTTCTATAATCCCAGGGATATGAATTCCactctaaaatctgaaatcaggTCCTTTGAGCTCACATTTCACAAGAAAAACAAGGACCTTGTCCTTAATTCTTACTTGCCATACATCATGAAAGAAGCAAAATTGCAAAAACATGAAAACAAGACGATCAAGATTCACACGGTAGATTGCGAGAGAATGCACAGTTTACATGAAATGTGGACGCCTGTGAATCTTGATCATCCTGCCACTTTTGAGACAATCGCGATGGAATCAGACCAGAAAGACATGATCTTGAAGGATTTGGAAAGATTTGTGAAGAGGAAAGACCATTATAGGAAAGTGGGAAAGGCATGGAAAAGAGGGTATTTGTTGTATGGCCCTCCAGGAACTGGAAAATCGAGCTTGATTGCTGCGATGGCAAATTATTTGAACTTCGACAtatatgatttggagttgtcTGCGGTGTGGGGGAACTCAGGATTACGGAAGTTGTTGGTTGCCACAGCCAATAAGTCCATTTTGGTTGTTGAGGACATTGATtgtaccattgacttgcaagatAATTTGGCTCATCGAGGTGCTGTTCGTTCAATTAATGGTTTTCGTCAGGAACGAGGCACG GTGACCTTATCAGGTTTGCTGAATTTTATAGATGGAATATGGTCGAGCTGTGGAGACGAAAGAATCATAATTTTCACAACAAATCACATTGAGAAACTCGACCCTGCATTATTGCGACCTGGCCGAATGGACGTGCACATTCACATGGCATATTGCACACCTTGTGGCTTCAAACTTCTTGCTTCAAATTATTTGGGAATCAAAGATCATAAATTGTTCAAAGAAATTGAGGAATTGATTGACATAGCCTATGTGACACCAGCAGAAGTGGCGGAGCAACTGTTGAAGGAAGATGAAGTTGAGTATTCTCTTAAAGGGTTGATTAATTTTCTTcacaaaaagataaaagagaaggaagaggaaaAGACTAAGAAAGTGGAAATAACACAAGTGGAGTCTGTTGATGAGGAGGAGGAAAATGAGGAAAATGGGATTAAAGAAAATGGATTACCAAATGGAGCATAA
- the LOC107868147 gene encoding uncharacterized protein LOC107868147 isoform X1 — MTGTERESVPAGSFELHPICLPYNSNDIWYPGKVKEDCRTANSEPVENVQPVAASLKSGDLNVIQNAINGDSVKVQVSANEMNISEKKRPQMSSCYANDGDFVHSCVKKTRQSIPDIPINLSCEADTKLHSRTKSFDLSDTFEEFFCDFKMDRCREMFEVNQVWAVYARNSTLPKTYALVKKIVSVPFKLHVVLLEVCAGPDNAAQSVCGTFEVENEKYLVFGPISFSHVVKSSIC, encoded by the coding sequence ATGACTGGAACTGAACGAGAGAGTGTTCCGGCAGGATCATTTGAACTTCACCCTATTTGTCTTCCGTACAATTCCAATGATATTTGGTACCCCGGGAAAGTTAAGGAAGACTGCAGGACCGCAAATTCTGAACCTGTAGAAAATGTTCAGCCTGTAGCGGCATCTCTGAAGTCAGGGGACTTGAATGTCATCCAGAATGCTATTAATGGAGATTCTGTTAAGGTTCAGGTATCAGCTAACGAAATGAACATCTCTGAAAAAAAGCGACCTCAGATGAGCTCTTGTTATGCAAATGATGGTGATTTTGTACATAGTTGTGTTAAAAAAACCCGTCAATCAATTCCCGACATACCAATTAATTTGTCATGTGAAGCTGATACAAAGTTGCATTCACGCACAAAGAGCTTTGATCTCAGCGACACCTTTGAAGAATTCTTTTGTGATTTTAAGATGGACAGATGTAGGGAAATGTTTGAAGTAAATCAGGTATGGGCTGTTTATGCTAGAAATAGTACATTGCCGAAGACATACGCGCTGGTTAAGAAGATAGTTTCTGTGCCATTCAAATTGCATGTAGTCCTTCTTGAAGTATGTGCAGGGCCTGATAATGCTGCTCAGTCGGTTTGTGGAACGTTCGAAGTCGAGAATGAAAAGTATCTAGTCTTTGGTCCTATCTCATTCTCCCATGTGGTGAAAAGCAGTATCTGTTAA
- the LOC107868147 gene encoding uncharacterized protein LOC107868147 isoform X2 → MATEDKTLFCFCHWGRKSKVLPDGSTLYVGGLEKEPYSILPSVGAEKVELTVDSDSEADTIADSVLPEVYDYHDAEFSDFDKHRAQDCFARDQIWACFDTVDGMPRFYMHIRKVVQSPEFKVLFSWLEAHPEDQKQKAWVRAELPVGCGKFRCGSKQFTFDRLIFSHQVHCEVDKTGVHIIYPRKGETWAVFKDWDISWSLIQIIIGSTSMKLWRFFLIMLWMLVSKFVI, encoded by the exons ATGGCAACTGAAGATAAAACACTGTTTTGTTTCTGTCACTGGGGTAGGAAAAGTAAGGTGCTTCCAGATGGATCAACTTTGTATGTGGGAG GTTTGGAGAAGGAGCCTTATTCTATACTGCCATCAGTTGGTGCGGAAAAAGTTGAACTTACTGTTGATTCAGATTCGGAAGCAGACACAATAGCTGATAGTGTTCTTCCAGAGGTATATGATTATCATGATGCAGAATTTAGTGATTTTGACAAGCATAGAGCACAAGATTGCTTTGCAAGGGATCAGATCTGGGCTTGTTTTGATACAGTTGATGGAATGCCAAGATTCTATATGCACATTAGGAAGGTGGTACAGAGTCCTGAATTTAAGGTGTTGTTCAGTTGGCTTGAGGCTCATCCGGAAGATCAGAAGCAAAAGGCTTGGGTGAGGGCAGAGTTGCCTGTTGGCTGTGGGAAATTTAGATGTGGGAGTAAACAATTCACATTTGATCGACTTATATTTTCTCATCAAGTGCATTGCGAAGTGGACAAAACAGGTGTTCACATTATATATCCTAGGAAAGGGGAAACATGGGCTGTTTTCAAAGATTGGGATATTAGTTGGAGTTTGATCCAGATAATCATAGGAAGTACAAGTATGAAATTGTGGAGATTCTTTCTGATTATGTTGTGGATGTTGGTGTCCAAGTTTGTTATTTAG